The Methanococcus voltae nucleotide sequence AATCAGCATTATTTTAATAAAATATAGGATATGAAGAATTTAAAAAAGTATTATTTTAGATAATACTAATTATGTTTATAATGTTTTAACAGGCTTCATAGCACCGCAAGCAGTACATTTTAAGAAATGAATTCTTCCTTCTTTAATTATCTTAGTATCTGGTTTTCCACATTCTGGGCACAATACGTATTCGTTTACAAAGTTTTGTATTTTTTCATTTACTAATCTGTAACCAAATTTACCTTGTAATATCAATCTATTGCCTTCTAAATCTCCTGCAGTACCTAATTCTTTCATTACGTATTTAGAAAACTCATGTGCATCTCTTTCAATAAATTTAGCCAATTCTTTAAAGTTTTTAATAATTGTCCTATTACCTTCTACAAAGCTATCTGCTTTAGGTATTTCAAACCTTATGTCTTTAAAAACATCTTCTGGCAACTTACTTCTTGCCCTATCTAATAATTTTTCGTAATTGTAGTCCAAATAAATCACCATTTTAGGAAAGTTATCCTTTTTGAAAAAATAATTAAAAATTAATAATATTAATAATATAATTTGATTATTATACAATCATATTTATAAATTAAAAATATGGATTAAATTAGCGTTAAAATTTTTTACTTAAACTTAGGCATACCTATAATGTTACTACATTACTAACTATTAATTTTAATTTTTTTATAAGATAATAGTAATTACTTATTTATATAATTGATTGTACACTTAAAAAATTCATTAAGGTATTCATATATTACATAACTTATTTAATTAAAAAATATAATACTATTAATTATACTAAATTATTATAAAATATTTAAAATTACCAAATTACGGTATTTGATATATGGCTAATAACATATATATTAATACATTTACATTTAAAACTAAACGTAAAAGTAAATAAAATAATCTAGTAATATAAAAAAATTAAAGAAAATTAAAAAATAAAAAAAGTTAGGGGATTTTATGAGAATTGGATTTTACAATATTCAGGGAGGAACTGGAAAAACAACCATTTCAGGCAATATTGCATACTATTTAAGCAGTAAAGCAAAAACACTGTATATAGATTGTGATATTTATGCAGGAACCAGCTCTTTGCTTTTTGGATTCGAAGATACACCATATACTCTAAATTCTTACTTATCTGGAAATTTAGATATTACGGATATCATACATAACTATGATGATTTGGATGTTATAATATCAGATACTAGTCCTAATTCATTCAATACGGATTTAAATCAACGTAGAATGGTAGATTTAATCTATGAATTGAATAATAAGTACGACATAATAATCATTGACTTACCTCCAAATATTGTTGAAGGTAGTTTGTTATTTTCTTCATTGAATCTTGATGAGAAAATAGTAAATAAAATGATAGTTATCGGCGAAGATAGTATTCCAGGGGTTATAAACACCATTAAAACAAAAGAATTACTTTATGCAATTGATATAGATTGTATTGGGGTAGTTTTAAACAAAAATAGGAACATAGTCGAGTTCGAAGGAATCTTAGAAGATATTATTGCAGTTTTACCTTATGAAATTACGGTAGAAGACCAGTGGATAAAAGGAGAACCTATCGTATTATCTAGAAACAAATTTAGTAAGGAATTATCCAATTTAGCTGAAGATTTAGCAGAAATATATATTAAAAAAGATTTGGCATCCACTAGAGCTTTAAAAGTAGCTAAAGATTTAAAAGATAATAAAAGTAATATTAAAAAATAAAGGAAACCAAATTTTTCTAGTAATATGAAGATATTAGTCAAGTAACATACATATTCATAGATAGTTAAATTATTAAAATCTATTAAAAATTATTTATAATATAATTCTAAATATATGGTGAAATAAAATGCTTACCAAAAGAATAATACCTTGTTTAGACATAAAAGAAGGTAGAGTTGTCAAAGGAACTAATTTTTTAGGATTAAGAGATGCTGGAGATCCTGTTGAATTATCAAAAATATACGATGAACAGGGTGCTGACGAATTGGTATTTTTAGATATTACCGCATCTTTTGAAAAAAGAGATATAATAATTGAAGTTGTAAAAAAAACTGCTGAAAAGGTTTTTATACCATTAACTGTAGGGGGAGGTATAAAAACAGTTGATGACTTTAAAAGGATATTAAGAGCAGGTGCCGATAAAATATCTATAAATACATCTGCAGTTAAAACCCCTCAATTAATATCTGATGCATCGGCCATTTATGGATCACAATGTGTTGTGGTAGCCATGGATGTTAAAAAAACATACATTACAACAGAAGAAATTGAAAATAACATTGAAAACGAGGATTCAAATAACTACAACCAAATTAAAGGATTAACGTATAAAAATATATATGAAGATTCAAAAGGTAAATTCTGGTTCCAAGTTTATATTTATGGAGGCAGGGAAGCTACAAACATCGATGCAATTAATTGGGCCAAAAAAGTTGAAGAATTGGGTGCAGGAGAAATACTACTAACGAGTATGGATGCAGATGGAACAAAAGAAGGCTATGATATACCACTAACTTCAATGATCTCCAAATCTATCAAAATACCAGTAATTGCAAGTGGCGGCTGTGGTAATATAGAACATGTTAAAAATGTTTTTAAAGAAGGTTTCGCAGATGCTGCCCTTATGGCTAGTATATTACACTATGGCGAATATACCGTTCAGGATATTAAAAAAGAAATGTTTGAAGAAAACATACCGGTTAGATTATAATATATAATCTAATTTTATTTTTTTTAAAAATAATATTCGTATATTTAAATAAAT carries:
- a CDS encoding translation initiation factor IF-2 subunit beta — translated: MVIYLDYNYEKLLDRARSKLPEDVFKDIRFEIPKADSFVEGNRTIIKNFKELAKFIERDAHEFSKYVMKELGTAGDLEGNRLILQGKFGYRLVNEKIQNFVNEYVLCPECGKPDTKIIKEGRIHFLKCTACGAMKPVKTL
- a CDS encoding MinD/ParA family ATP-binding protein, whose protein sequence is MRIGFYNIQGGTGKTTISGNIAYYLSSKAKTLYIDCDIYAGTSSLLFGFEDTPYTLNSYLSGNLDITDIIHNYDDLDVIISDTSPNSFNTDLNQRRMVDLIYELNNKYDIIIIDLPPNIVEGSLLFSSLNLDEKIVNKMIVIGEDSIPGVINTIKTKELLYAIDIDCIGVVLNKNRNIVEFEGILEDIIAVLPYEITVEDQWIKGEPIVLSRNKFSKELSNLAEDLAEIYIKKDLASTRALKVAKDLKDNKSNIKK
- the hisF gene encoding imidazole glycerol phosphate synthase subunit HisF; the encoded protein is MLTKRIIPCLDIKEGRVVKGTNFLGLRDAGDPVELSKIYDEQGADELVFLDITASFEKRDIIIEVVKKTAEKVFIPLTVGGGIKTVDDFKRILRAGADKISINTSAVKTPQLISDASAIYGSQCVVVAMDVKKTYITTEEIENNIENEDSNNYNQIKGLTYKNIYEDSKGKFWFQVYIYGGREATNIDAINWAKKVEELGAGEILLTSMDADGTKEGYDIPLTSMISKSIKIPVIASGGCGNIEHVKNVFKEGFADAALMASILHYGEYTVQDIKKEMFEENIPVRL